The following are encoded together in the Falsiruegeria litorea R37 genome:
- a CDS encoding TRAP transporter permease, with protein sequence MSDAVTKSVEQRFGSFVGVIFTLVIVIYAASGPLTDFVRWFIETTTPGFDDMSRRDQRVLFKEHWLGAGLKSFERNFLLPTGMILGLPLLLSFVISFLALPMKAKWVNWVLAALSAFVFAVWIGKLFGVDVGILPSAKPMDFILFPIATVLTIYLTWRLFGAFIVGFCLFWIVYFVVRGALPEWTGIFAGAESSFDQSIRSMVLNFWSQTGGMFGQPLQVVSGNVLIFLVFGSVLMASGAGSLLMKIANRLTGGITGGAAHAAVASSALFGTLSGAAISNVVSTGVMTIPVIKRSGFKPSFAGAVEASASTGGQIMPPVMGVVAFFVAGQIGLEYRYIVVAAIVPAIFYYIGIFLTVYFEARRQGIGALPRDERPRLTTREKVQCLVFILPLGVMSYMLFAQPSVQKAGFYGFVTALLAALVLFPNYRSWRKIYGAFAEAGRMSASIVVIVATIGLIVGLIQVSGFSGRLSLLLAQLASGPLFLTLIVVALGAIVLGMGLPPGATYFIIVIALSSGIEAVGIAPLTLHMFVVFFAVISAVTPPVALAAFAAAPIAGASPLITGLQAARLSVAGFIIPFVFVYHPAALYKLQTLFVWFGEDLPRSKAMVELTAVTWLGLAWVFIAFVVAMWMISSALTGFERNELRGWERALRAIVGIAILIPHTLTAAISLAAAMSLIVVHRLLSPPQSGSIDNQTNNAKNREETHA encoded by the coding sequence TTGAGCGACGCGGTGACCAAATCGGTAGAGCAGCGTTTCGGCAGTTTTGTTGGCGTTATCTTTACGCTGGTGATTGTGATCTACGCGGCATCCGGGCCACTCACCGACTTCGTGCGATGGTTTATCGAGACGACGACACCGGGCTTCGATGACATGTCCCGCCGGGACCAACGCGTGCTTTTCAAAGAGCACTGGCTGGGCGCCGGCTTGAAGTCTTTTGAGCGGAACTTCTTACTTCCGACAGGCATGATCCTTGGGCTGCCGCTGCTGTTGTCCTTCGTGATTTCATTTTTGGCCTTACCGATGAAGGCAAAGTGGGTGAACTGGGTCTTGGCTGCGCTCTCTGCATTCGTATTTGCCGTGTGGATCGGAAAGCTGTTCGGTGTCGATGTCGGCATCCTGCCATCGGCAAAACCGATGGACTTTATCCTGTTTCCGATCGCCACTGTTCTGACGATCTACCTGACATGGCGACTGTTTGGCGCCTTTATCGTCGGGTTTTGCCTGTTCTGGATCGTGTATTTCGTCGTGCGCGGTGCACTGCCCGAATGGACGGGCATCTTTGCGGGTGCCGAAAGTTCATTCGACCAATCAATCAGATCTATGGTTCTAAACTTCTGGTCTCAAACCGGGGGCATGTTCGGCCAACCCCTGCAAGTCGTGTCGGGGAACGTCCTCATCTTTTTGGTGTTTGGCTCGGTGCTGATGGCAAGCGGTGCAGGCTCGCTCTTAATGAAAATCGCAAACCGCTTAACCGGTGGAATTACAGGCGGTGCCGCGCACGCGGCGGTCGCGTCTTCGGCACTTTTTGGGACCCTGTCCGGGGCGGCGATTTCTAATGTCGTATCCACCGGCGTGATGACCATTCCGGTCATCAAACGCTCTGGCTTCAAGCCAAGCTTTGCTGGGGCCGTTGAGGCTTCTGCCTCAACCGGTGGGCAAATCATGCCGCCAGTGATGGGCGTTGTTGCCTTTTTCGTGGCTGGCCAAATCGGACTTGAATACCGATACATCGTGGTTGCCGCGATTGTGCCCGCGATCTTCTACTACATCGGTATTTTCCTGACCGTCTATTTCGAAGCACGCCGTCAGGGCATCGGCGCTCTCCCGCGCGACGAACGACCGAGACTTACCACCCGCGAAAAAGTACAATGCCTAGTCTTCATTCTACCTCTTGGGGTCATGAGCTACATGCTGTTCGCGCAGCCCTCAGTGCAAAAAGCAGGGTTTTATGGATTTGTAACTGCATTGCTTGCCGCGCTGGTTCTGTTCCCGAATTATCGGTCTTGGCGCAAGATTTATGGCGCGTTTGCAGAAGCTGGTCGGATGAGCGCATCTATCGTTGTGATTGTCGCGACGATCGGCTTGATCGTTGGGCTCATCCAAGTGTCTGGCTTCTCCGGGCGCCTGTCGTTGCTGCTTGCTCAGTTGGCATCTGGCCCATTGTTCCTGACCCTCATTGTTGTGGCACTCGGCGCGATCGTCCTGGGCATGGGCCTTCCACCAGGTGCGACGTACTTCATCATCGTAATCGCGTTGTCATCGGGCATCGAAGCTGTGGGAATAGCGCCCCTTACACTCCACATGTTCGTTGTGTTCTTTGCGGTGATCTCTGCCGTCACGCCGCCTGTCGCGCTCGCAGCTTTCGCGGCAGCGCCGATAGCGGGCGCAAGCCCCTTGATAACCGGCCTCCAAGCCGCCCGCCTGTCGGTCGCGGGCTTCATCATACCCTTTGTCTTCGTCTACCACCCTGCCGCACTCTACAAATTGCAGACGCTGTTTGTCTGGTTCGGGGAAGACCTGCCGCGATCAAAGGCAATGGTCGAATTGACCGCGGTCACTTGGTTGGGTCTCGCTTGGGTCTTCATCGCCTTTGTCGTGGCAATGTGGATGATCTCTTCCGCACTGACCGGCTTTGAGCGCAATGAATTGCGCGGCTGGGAGCGTGCTTTGCGCGCGATCGTCGGCATAGCCATTCTGATCCCCCATACCCTTACCGCGGCCATATCGCTTGCCGCGGCCATGTCCCTGATTGTCGTGCACAGGCTTTTGAGCCCGCCGCAATCTGGGTCCATCGACAACCAAACGAACAACGCTAAAAACAGGGAGGAAACTCATGCGTAA